In the genome of Quercus robur chromosome 3, dhQueRobu3.1, whole genome shotgun sequence, one region contains:
- the LOC126719500 gene encoding disease resistance protein RPV1-like has product MCRDESELVQNIVEDISKSIVNQMPLPIAEYPVGINSRVEDVLRSSNIESNDDISILRIYGLGGVGKTTIAKAIYNRISYHFRTKIFLENVRENSITKGIIHLQETLLFKITESKNLKVHNISSGTNMIIKSLCQKRVLIILDDVDNLDQIKKLFGKCDWFASGSRIIMTTREKRLIDTIGNGV; this is encoded by the exons atGTG CCGCGATGAATCTGAACTTGTCCAAAACATTGTTGAAGATATCTCAAAGTCTATTGTAAATCAGATGCCATTACCTATTGCTGAATATCCAGTTGGAATAAATTCCCGCGTAGAGGATGTTCTAAGATCTTCAAATATTGAATCAAATGATGATATTAGCATACTAAGGATTTATGGCCTTGGTGGAGTAGGCAAAACTACAATTGCAAAAGCTATTTATAATAGAATTTCATATCATTTCCGAACAAAAATTTTTCTGGAGAATGTTAGAGAGAATTCAATAACAAAAGGCATAATCCACTTACAAGAGACACTTCTTTTCAAGATCACAGAGAGTAAGAATTTGAAGGTGCATAACATATCTAGTGGAACCAACATGATAATTAAAAGTCTTTGCCAAAAGAGGGTTCTTATCATTCTTGATGACGTGGATAATTTGGACcagataaaaaaattgtttggaaAATGTGATTGGTTTGCTTCTGGAAGTAGAATAATTATGACAACAAGAGAAAAACGCTTGATAGACACTATTGGAAATGGTGTCTGA